The Musa acuminata AAA Group cultivar baxijiao chromosome BXJ2-2, Cavendish_Baxijiao_AAA, whole genome shotgun sequence genome has a segment encoding these proteins:
- the LOC135605651 gene encoding uncharacterized protein LOC135605651 isoform X2 — translation MYNECILYVCFLINASVLAVDVEPRIADVDEMIESSVGRELFEPILEPYEGMEFESEEAARAFYHTYASQMGFKARVSSFIRSKRDKTIISRQLVCSREGFRSTKDTNGEGRTKRPRIITRVGCRAMIMVKKQSSGKWVVTKCEKIHNHVLGTQGKVVMLDYDPYLHEDEEVIENPVGNETSMNSGAISDEMVVLPPEGEPGLEPHEGMEFESEHEAQIFYKEYAKRAGFRARISSYYRSKRDNSIISRLLVCSKEGFRAKKDENAEERLQRPRAVTRIGCKAMIMVKKRDSGKWTVSKLVKHHNHELTPRSASDDECSAEEDDELVEMERAFVLHEGDAITEPYEGMEFESEDDAKIFYIAYSRHIGFNMRVSTYYRSKRDKSIISRLFVCSKEGFYVKKDMGGESKIKRPREATRVGCKAMLMVKKNNSGKWVVSKFEKDHNHPLGSLSKIRKFRKQKLLSGSPEENQLELNHNGRESPTTRYNNLCREAMKYAEVGAASPDVYSVAMHALREAVEKVTAIKRKAGGVADLGPVVGKCSIENRNKQDSQIEPSAHLNQQSRTRSHPSESRSKSSYDRPPRKMRICNSGKQPGDHIGRSCPSKQLQQIDIVPHESVNMLFDEPVNELIQKGDG, via the exons ATGTACAATGAGTGTATACTATATGTGTGCTTCCTGATAAATGCCTCTGTCTTGGCAGTTGATGTGGAGCCTCGCATTGCTGATGTCGATGAAATGATAGAAAGCTCTGTTGGGAGAGAATTGTTTGAGCCGATTTTGGAACCATATGAAGGCATGGAATTCGAATCTGAAGAGGCTGCCAGGGCATTTTATCATACATATGCGTCTCAGATGGGTTTCAAAGCACGCGTTAGCTCATTTATCCGTTCAAAACGTGACAAAACAATTATTTCTCGGCAACTTGTATGCTCAAGAGAGGGTTTTCGTTCAACAAAAGATACAAATGGTGAAGGCAGAACTAAACGGCCTAGAATAATAACTAGAGTTGGCTGTAGAGCTATGATTATGGTGAAGAAGCAAAGCTCTGGAAAATGGGTGGTCACAAAGTGCGAAAAGATACATAATCATGTTCTTGGTACACAAGGGAAAGTGGTGATGCTGGATTATGATCCATATCTCCATGAGGATGAAGAAGTGATAGAAAACCCAGTGGGGAATGAAACAAGTATGAACAGTGGAGCAATAAGTGATGAGATGGTAGTCCTTCCACCTGAGGGGGAACCTGGTCTTGAACCTCATGAAGGAATGGAGTTTGAGTCGGAACATGAAGCACAGATATTCTATAAAGAGTATGCAAAACGTGCAGGATTTAGAGCCCGAATTAGCTCATACTATCGATCAAAACGTGATAATTCAATAATCTCTCGGTTGCTTGTGTGTTCAAAGGAAGGATTTCGTGCAAAGAAAGATGAAAATGCTGAAGAGAGACTTCAACGACCTAGAGCTGTTACAAGGATTGGCTGTAAGGCGATGATAATGGTGAAGAAGCGAGATTCTGGAAAATGGACTGTTTCAAAGCTAGTCAAGCATCATAATCATGAATTGACTCCAAGATCAGCATCAGATGATGAGTGCTCAGCGGAAGAGGATGATGAGTTAGTTGAAATGGAACGGGCCTTCGTTTTACATGAGGGTGATGCTATTACTGAACCATATGAGGGCATGGAATTTGAGTCTGAAGATGATGCAAAGATATTTTATATTGCATATTCAAGGCACATTGGCTTTAACATGCGTGTTAGTACATACTACCGGTCAAAGCGAGATAAATCAATCATATCTCGTTTATTTGTGTGCTCAAAGGAGGGATTCTATGTGAAGAAAGATATGGGTGGTGAGAGTAAGATAAAAAGACCTCGAGAAGCCACCAGGGTAGGCTGCAAAGCGATGCTTATGGTAAAGAAGAATAATTCTGGAAAGTGGgttgtttcaaaatttgaaaaagatcacAATCACCCGCTTGGTTCTTTAAGCAAAATAAGGAAGTTTCGAAAACAGAAGCTTTTATCTGGTAGTCCAGAGGAGAACCAGCTTGAACTAAACCATAATGGTAGGGAGTCACCAACTACTCGATACAACAACTTGTGTCGTGAAGCCATGAAATATGCTGAAGTTGGTGCAGCATCTCCAGATGTTTACAGTGTGGCAATGCATGCTCTACGAGAGGCTGTCGAGAAAGTTACAGCTATTAAAAGAAAGGCAGGTGGAGTTGCAGATCTTGGACCAGTTGTAGGTAAATGTAGTATAGAGAATAGGAATAAACAGGACAGCCAGATTGAGCCTTCTGCGCATCTCAATCAACAATCTAGAACAAGATCACACCCTTCGGAAAGTCGGTCCAAGTCAAGTTATGACAGGCCTCCTCGGAAGATGAGAATCTGCAACTCTGGCAAGCAGCCTGGGGATCATATCGGTAGGAGTTGTCCATCAAAGCAG TTGCAGCAGATCGACATAGTTCCTCATGAATCAGTTAATATGCTATTTGATGAACCAGTCAATGAGCTCATCCAGAAGGGTGATGGATAA
- the LOC135605651 gene encoding uncharacterized protein LOC135605651 isoform X1, with the protein MYNECILYVCFLINASVLAVDVEPRIADVDEMIESSVGRELFEPILEPYEGMEFESEEAARAFYHTYASQMGFKARVSSFIRSKRDKTIISRQLVCSREGFRSTKDTNGEGRTKRPRIITRVGCRAMIMVKKQSSGKWVVTKCEKIHNHVLGTQGKVVMLDYDPYLHEDEEVIENPVGNETSMNSGAISDEMVVLPPEGEPGLEPHEGMEFESEHEAQIFYKEYAKRAGFRARISSYYRSKRDNSIISRLLVCSKEGFRAKKDENAEERLQRPRAVTRIGCKAMIMVKKRDSGKWTVSKLVKHHNHELTPRSASDDECSAEEDDELVEMERAFVLHEGDAITEPYEGMEFESEDDAKIFYIAYSRHIGFNMRVSTYYRSKRDKSIISRLFVCSKEGFYVKKDMGGESKIKRPREATRVGCKAMLMVKKNNSGKWVVSKFEKDHNHPLGSLSKIRKFRKQKLLSGSPEENQLELNHNGRESPTTRYNNLCREAMKYAEVGAASPDVYSVAMHALREAVEKVTAIKRKAGGVADLGPVVGKCSIENRNKQDSQIEPSAHLNQQSRTRSHPSESRSKSSYDRPPRKMRICNSGKQPGDHIGRSCPSKQVQLQQIDIVPHESVNMLFDEPVNELIQKGDG; encoded by the exons ATGTACAATGAGTGTATACTATATGTGTGCTTCCTGATAAATGCCTCTGTCTTGGCAGTTGATGTGGAGCCTCGCATTGCTGATGTCGATGAAATGATAGAAAGCTCTGTTGGGAGAGAATTGTTTGAGCCGATTTTGGAACCATATGAAGGCATGGAATTCGAATCTGAAGAGGCTGCCAGGGCATTTTATCATACATATGCGTCTCAGATGGGTTTCAAAGCACGCGTTAGCTCATTTATCCGTTCAAAACGTGACAAAACAATTATTTCTCGGCAACTTGTATGCTCAAGAGAGGGTTTTCGTTCAACAAAAGATACAAATGGTGAAGGCAGAACTAAACGGCCTAGAATAATAACTAGAGTTGGCTGTAGAGCTATGATTATGGTGAAGAAGCAAAGCTCTGGAAAATGGGTGGTCACAAAGTGCGAAAAGATACATAATCATGTTCTTGGTACACAAGGGAAAGTGGTGATGCTGGATTATGATCCATATCTCCATGAGGATGAAGAAGTGATAGAAAACCCAGTGGGGAATGAAACAAGTATGAACAGTGGAGCAATAAGTGATGAGATGGTAGTCCTTCCACCTGAGGGGGAACCTGGTCTTGAACCTCATGAAGGAATGGAGTTTGAGTCGGAACATGAAGCACAGATATTCTATAAAGAGTATGCAAAACGTGCAGGATTTAGAGCCCGAATTAGCTCATACTATCGATCAAAACGTGATAATTCAATAATCTCTCGGTTGCTTGTGTGTTCAAAGGAAGGATTTCGTGCAAAGAAAGATGAAAATGCTGAAGAGAGACTTCAACGACCTAGAGCTGTTACAAGGATTGGCTGTAAGGCGATGATAATGGTGAAGAAGCGAGATTCTGGAAAATGGACTGTTTCAAAGCTAGTCAAGCATCATAATCATGAATTGACTCCAAGATCAGCATCAGATGATGAGTGCTCAGCGGAAGAGGATGATGAGTTAGTTGAAATGGAACGGGCCTTCGTTTTACATGAGGGTGATGCTATTACTGAACCATATGAGGGCATGGAATTTGAGTCTGAAGATGATGCAAAGATATTTTATATTGCATATTCAAGGCACATTGGCTTTAACATGCGTGTTAGTACATACTACCGGTCAAAGCGAGATAAATCAATCATATCTCGTTTATTTGTGTGCTCAAAGGAGGGATTCTATGTGAAGAAAGATATGGGTGGTGAGAGTAAGATAAAAAGACCTCGAGAAGCCACCAGGGTAGGCTGCAAAGCGATGCTTATGGTAAAGAAGAATAATTCTGGAAAGTGGgttgtttcaaaatttgaaaaagatcacAATCACCCGCTTGGTTCTTTAAGCAAAATAAGGAAGTTTCGAAAACAGAAGCTTTTATCTGGTAGTCCAGAGGAGAACCAGCTTGAACTAAACCATAATGGTAGGGAGTCACCAACTACTCGATACAACAACTTGTGTCGTGAAGCCATGAAATATGCTGAAGTTGGTGCAGCATCTCCAGATGTTTACAGTGTGGCAATGCATGCTCTACGAGAGGCTGTCGAGAAAGTTACAGCTATTAAAAGAAAGGCAGGTGGAGTTGCAGATCTTGGACCAGTTGTAGGTAAATGTAGTATAGAGAATAGGAATAAACAGGACAGCCAGATTGAGCCTTCTGCGCATCTCAATCAACAATCTAGAACAAGATCACACCCTTCGGAAAGTCGGTCCAAGTCAAGTTATGACAGGCCTCCTCGGAAGATGAGAATCTGCAACTCTGGCAAGCAGCCTGGGGATCATATCGGTAGGAGTTGTCCATCAAAGCAGGTGCAG TTGCAGCAGATCGACATAGTTCCTCATGAATCAGTTAATATGCTATTTGATGAACCAGTCAATGAGCTCATCCAGAAGGGTGATGGATAA
- the LOC135605651 gene encoding uncharacterized protein LOC135605651 isoform X3, whose protein sequence is MEGFMFSSPMIISPVDVEPRIADVDEMIESSVGRELFEPILEPYEGMEFESEEAARAFYHTYASQMGFKARVSSFIRSKRDKTIISRQLVCSREGFRSTKDTNGEGRTKRPRIITRVGCRAMIMVKKQSSGKWVVTKCEKIHNHVLGTQGKVVMLDYDPYLHEDEEVIENPVGNETSMNSGAISDEMVVLPPEGEPGLEPHEGMEFESEHEAQIFYKEYAKRAGFRARISSYYRSKRDNSIISRLLVCSKEGFRAKKDENAEERLQRPRAVTRIGCKAMIMVKKRDSGKWTVSKLVKHHNHELTPRSASDDECSAEEDDELVEMERAFVLHEGDAITEPYEGMEFESEDDAKIFYIAYSRHIGFNMRVSTYYRSKRDKSIISRLFVCSKEGFYVKKDMGGESKIKRPREATRVGCKAMLMVKKNNSGKWVVSKFEKDHNHPLGSLSKIRKFRKQKLLSGSPEENQLELNHNGRESPTTRYNNLCREAMKYAEVGAASPDVYSVAMHALREAVEKVTAIKRKAGGVADLGPVVGKCSIENRNKQDSQIEPSAHLNQQSRTRSHPSESRSKSSYDRPPRKMRICNSGKQPGDHIGRSCPSKQVQLQQIDIVPHESVNMLFDEPVNELIQKGDG, encoded by the exons TTGATGTGGAGCCTCGCATTGCTGATGTCGATGAAATGATAGAAAGCTCTGTTGGGAGAGAATTGTTTGAGCCGATTTTGGAACCATATGAAGGCATGGAATTCGAATCTGAAGAGGCTGCCAGGGCATTTTATCATACATATGCGTCTCAGATGGGTTTCAAAGCACGCGTTAGCTCATTTATCCGTTCAAAACGTGACAAAACAATTATTTCTCGGCAACTTGTATGCTCAAGAGAGGGTTTTCGTTCAACAAAAGATACAAATGGTGAAGGCAGAACTAAACGGCCTAGAATAATAACTAGAGTTGGCTGTAGAGCTATGATTATGGTGAAGAAGCAAAGCTCTGGAAAATGGGTGGTCACAAAGTGCGAAAAGATACATAATCATGTTCTTGGTACACAAGGGAAAGTGGTGATGCTGGATTATGATCCATATCTCCATGAGGATGAAGAAGTGATAGAAAACCCAGTGGGGAATGAAACAAGTATGAACAGTGGAGCAATAAGTGATGAGATGGTAGTCCTTCCACCTGAGGGGGAACCTGGTCTTGAACCTCATGAAGGAATGGAGTTTGAGTCGGAACATGAAGCACAGATATTCTATAAAGAGTATGCAAAACGTGCAGGATTTAGAGCCCGAATTAGCTCATACTATCGATCAAAACGTGATAATTCAATAATCTCTCGGTTGCTTGTGTGTTCAAAGGAAGGATTTCGTGCAAAGAAAGATGAAAATGCTGAAGAGAGACTTCAACGACCTAGAGCTGTTACAAGGATTGGCTGTAAGGCGATGATAATGGTGAAGAAGCGAGATTCTGGAAAATGGACTGTTTCAAAGCTAGTCAAGCATCATAATCATGAATTGACTCCAAGATCAGCATCAGATGATGAGTGCTCAGCGGAAGAGGATGATGAGTTAGTTGAAATGGAACGGGCCTTCGTTTTACATGAGGGTGATGCTATTACTGAACCATATGAGGGCATGGAATTTGAGTCTGAAGATGATGCAAAGATATTTTATATTGCATATTCAAGGCACATTGGCTTTAACATGCGTGTTAGTACATACTACCGGTCAAAGCGAGATAAATCAATCATATCTCGTTTATTTGTGTGCTCAAAGGAGGGATTCTATGTGAAGAAAGATATGGGTGGTGAGAGTAAGATAAAAAGACCTCGAGAAGCCACCAGGGTAGGCTGCAAAGCGATGCTTATGGTAAAGAAGAATAATTCTGGAAAGTGGgttgtttcaaaatttgaaaaagatcacAATCACCCGCTTGGTTCTTTAAGCAAAATAAGGAAGTTTCGAAAACAGAAGCTTTTATCTGGTAGTCCAGAGGAGAACCAGCTTGAACTAAACCATAATGGTAGGGAGTCACCAACTACTCGATACAACAACTTGTGTCGTGAAGCCATGAAATATGCTGAAGTTGGTGCAGCATCTCCAGATGTTTACAGTGTGGCAATGCATGCTCTACGAGAGGCTGTCGAGAAAGTTACAGCTATTAAAAGAAAGGCAGGTGGAGTTGCAGATCTTGGACCAGTTGTAGGTAAATGTAGTATAGAGAATAGGAATAAACAGGACAGCCAGATTGAGCCTTCTGCGCATCTCAATCAACAATCTAGAACAAGATCACACCCTTCGGAAAGTCGGTCCAAGTCAAGTTATGACAGGCCTCCTCGGAAGATGAGAATCTGCAACTCTGGCAAGCAGCCTGGGGATCATATCGGTAGGAGTTGTCCATCAAAGCAGGTGCAG TTGCAGCAGATCGACATAGTTCCTCATGAATCAGTTAATATGCTATTTGATGAACCAGTCAATGAGCTCATCCAGAAGGGTGATGGATAA
- the LOC135604827 gene encoding dehydrodolichyl diphosphate synthase 6-like, whose amino-acid sequence MPQHIAFILDGNRRYAKKHNLKMGAGHTVGFNSLVAVLRYCYELGVKQVTVYAFSIDNFRRKPEEVKGLMALMKEKIDELLDEDTIVHKFGLRINFWGCLHMLSEPARAAAERAMAATANNTGPVLSVCVAYTSTDEILRAIKKSCSKKTAEGCLRFTGDPVRDGACSAIAVADLEENLDSADCPDPDILIRTSGETRLSNFLLWQSTLTHLQNPLPLWPEFSLRNLIWAILEYQRVYPYLEARRRSLAKKHN is encoded by the coding sequence ATGCCGCAACACATTGCGTTCATCCTGGATGGGAATCGCAGATACGCCAAGAAACATAACCTCAAGATGGGCGCCGGTCATACCGTCGGTTTCAACTCTCTTGTCGCTGTTCTTCGATACTGCTATGAGTTGGGCGTGAAGCAGGTAACCGTGTATGCTTTCAGCATCGACAACTTCAGGCGGAAACCGGAGGAGGTTAAGGGCCTTATGGCGTTGATGAAGGAGAAGATCGATGAGTTGTTGGATGAAGACACCATCGTACACAAGTTCGGATTGAGGATCAACTTCTGGGGATGCCTGCACATGTTGAGCGAGCCGGCGAGGGCGGCGGCCGAGAGGGCGATGGCGGCCACCGCCAATAACACTGGACCGGTTCTCTCTGTCTGCGTTGCCTACACTTCCACTGACGAGATCTTGCGTGCCATAAAAAAATCGTGCTCGAAAAAGACAGCAGAGGGGTGTCTCAGATTCACTGGCGATCCAGTTCGCGACGGTGCATGCAGTGCCATCGCTGTGGCTGATCTGGAAGAGAACCTTGACAGCGCCGATTGCCCGGACCCTGACATCCTCATCAGGACATCAGGGGAGACTCGGCTCAGTAATTTTCTGCTGTGGCAGAGTACGTTGACCCACTTGCAGAACCCGCTTCCTCTATGGCCTGAGTTCTCGCTGAGAAACCTGATCTGGGCCATCCTGGAGTACCAGAGGGTCTACCCTTACTTGGAAGCAAGGAGACGTAGTCTGGCCAAGAAGCATAACTAA
- the LOC135605652 gene encoding large ribosomal subunit protein eL21z/eL21y-like gives MPAGHGLRSRTRDLFSRPFRKKGYIPLTTYLRTYRIGDYVDIKVNGAVHKGMPHKFYHGRTGKVWNVTKRAIGVEVNKQVGNRIIKKRIHVRVEHVQQSRCQEDFRSRVKKNDQLKAEAKARDEIISTKRQPEGPKPGFMVEGATLETVTPIPYDVVNDLKGGY, from the exons ATGCCGGCGGGTCATGGTCTTCGTTCTCGCACCAGAGATCTCTTCTCCCGTCCCTTCCGGAAGAAGGGGTACATCCCTCTGACGACGTACCTGCGCACCTACAGGATCGGCGACTACGTCGACATCAAGGTGAACGGCGCCGTCCACAAGGGCATGCCCCACAAGTTCTATCACGGGCGCACCGGCAAGGTCTGGAACGTCACCAAGCGCGCTATCGGCGTCGAGGTCAACAAGCAG GTTGGTAATAGGATCATCAAGAAAAGGATCCATGTCCGGGTGGAGCACGTGCAGCAATCTAGGTGCCAAGAGGATTTCCGATCTAGGGTGAAAAAGAATGACCAGCTGAAGGCTGAGGCGAAAGCCCGTGATGAGATCATCAGCACTAAACGGCAGCCCGAGGGCCCTAAGCCCGGATTCATGGTGGAAGGTGCCACGCTCGAGACTGTGACTCCCATTCCTTATGATGTCGTCAACGACCTCAAGGGTGGCTACTAG
- the LOC103975891 gene encoding uncharacterized protein LOC103975891 yields the protein MATSSSKQAAMEIDATGSLAITVERNPPEARLLELGIKSWPKWGCPPGKFPLKFDAQETCYLLKGRVKASVKGSSECVEFGARDLVIFPKGLSCTWDVSVAVDKHYKFDSSSS from the exons ATGGCTACGAGCTCCTCAAAGCAAGCCGCAATGGAGATCGACGCCACCGGATCACTTGCCATCACCGTCGAGAGGAACCCTCCCGAGGCGCGACTATTAGAGCTTGGCATCAAGTCATGGCCCAA GTGGGGTTGTCCGCCGGGAAAGTTCCCTCTCAAATTTGATGCACAGGAGACATGCTATCTTCTCAAGGGCAGGGTAAAGGCCTCCGTGAAGGGTTCTTCCGAGTGCGTGGAGTTCGGCGCCAGAGACCTCGTCATCTTCCCCAAGGGACTCAGTTGCACCTGGGACGTCTCCGTTGCCGTCGATAAGCACTACAAATTCGATTCATCTTCTTCGTAA